A single genomic interval of Terriglobus albidus harbors:
- a CDS encoding DUF4262 domain-containing protein — protein sequence MPQPPYSTERLSFFRSQQLDEHEKRTMDHIEEFGWEVVIIDPDHASRGWAFTVGLHDTAGKPELILIGLNRKTSQWLLNDAAERMKAGTDLTRGKHEGLLEGVDVIFRPVDRKWLRQVMGWATWYNNGDKFPVLQAIFPDKQNRFPGEEGFDTRYTQPLLQPNAPMTTVEEAFWAASDPKSSLFDWKFPDPPHTMVFLSKTVQAGEEVVTYVSHDASDGAWQFLGDSMMDGGGPVVSCFHHPIDRDPSLKELADLPLGWYAFRDTPTAAWQRFEHGPEEGDD from the coding sequence ATGCCGCAACCACCCTACAGCACCGAACGCCTGAGCTTCTTCCGTTCCCAGCAACTCGATGAGCACGAAAAGCGAACCATGGATCACATCGAGGAGTTTGGATGGGAGGTCGTCATCATCGACCCGGATCACGCAAGCCGGGGATGGGCTTTCACGGTCGGTTTGCATGATACCGCCGGTAAGCCGGAGTTGATTCTCATTGGACTGAATCGGAAGACATCGCAGTGGCTTCTGAATGACGCCGCGGAAAGAATGAAGGCGGGCACCGATCTGACACGGGGGAAGCACGAGGGCCTGCTGGAAGGCGTTGACGTGATCTTCCGTCCAGTCGACCGTAAGTGGCTGCGACAGGTCATGGGTTGGGCCACCTGGTACAACAACGGCGATAAGTTTCCCGTATTGCAGGCTATCTTCCCGGACAAGCAGAACCGGTTTCCCGGAGAAGAAGGTTTCGACACCCGCTACACACAACCGCTTCTCCAGCCGAATGCACCCATGACAACTGTGGAAGAAGCCTTCTGGGCAGCATCCGATCCGAAGAGCAGCCTCTTTGACTGGAAGTTTCCTGACCCTCCGCACACAATGGTCTTTCTCTCGAAGACCGTCCAGGCGGGAGAAGAAGTCGTCACCTATGTCTCCCATGATGCTTCCGATGGAGCATGGCAATTTCTCGGCGATAGCATGATGGACGGCGGTGGCCCGGTGGTCTCCTGCTTCCACCATCCCATCGACCGTGACCCATCATTGAAGGAGCTGGCTGACTTACCACTGGGCTGGTATGCGTTTCGCGATACTCCGACGGCGGCTTGGCAGCGATTCGAACACGGTCCAGAGGAAGGCGATGACTAA
- a CDS encoding HEAT repeat domain-containing protein, with the protein MRIAFRILVVSLGLVAPLAAQQPVVTGVQVDAHAAHGLPAELSAAAKDGIAWVGYSIPVLGHFSDNDGETLYLEGSRDGGNWDSDRQQFDHVNVLLRMEKGAVTKLRMATPNRKLDTGGVKFVWLEGVSQDESIREFVSLANNASQERKVRDASVMIIAQHESPAATSTLISMATTGDSFVREKAAFWLGAHRGQDGTKALLQLTRTEQDEHLRGKLAFDLTLGKENPAAIDELIWMAKNDASPHVRKEAQFWMAQKAGKRAAGELRQIVQNDPDRSIRRSAVFAISRLPEGEAAAQLIQVAESNKDPDVRKQAIFWLGQSKDPKALDYLTKLLRSN; encoded by the coding sequence ATGAGAATCGCCTTCCGCATCCTCGTCGTTTCACTTGGGCTGGTTGCACCGCTCGCGGCACAGCAACCGGTCGTCACAGGCGTGCAGGTCGACGCGCATGCCGCTCATGGTCTGCCCGCGGAGCTGAGCGCTGCGGCGAAAGATGGCATCGCGTGGGTGGGTTATTCCATCCCCGTACTCGGACACTTTTCGGATAACGATGGAGAGACCCTCTATCTGGAAGGTTCCCGGGACGGAGGCAACTGGGATAGTGACCGGCAGCAGTTTGACCATGTGAATGTTCTGTTGCGCATGGAGAAGGGCGCGGTCACGAAGCTCCGGATGGCGACTCCCAACCGCAAGCTGGATACGGGCGGTGTGAAGTTTGTGTGGCTTGAAGGCGTCTCTCAGGATGAGAGCATTCGCGAGTTCGTATCGCTGGCCAACAACGCTTCACAGGAACGCAAGGTACGCGATGCCTCGGTGATGATCATTGCTCAGCATGAGTCGCCGGCTGCGACCAGCACTCTAATCTCTATGGCAACCACTGGCGATTCGTTTGTACGCGAAAAGGCCGCCTTCTGGTTGGGTGCGCATCGCGGACAGGATGGCACCAAAGCGCTGCTGCAACTTACGCGTACCGAGCAGGACGAGCATCTGCGTGGCAAGCTCGCCTTTGATCTAACACTCGGTAAAGAAAATCCCGCGGCCATCGATGAATTGATCTGGATGGCAAAGAACGACGCTTCGCCTCACGTCCGCAAAGAGGCCCAGTTCTGGATGGCCCAGAAAGCCGGCAAACGAGCCGCCGGGGAGCTTCGTCAAATTGTTCAGAATGATCCCGACCGAAGCATTCGACGGTCCGCGGTCTTCGCGATCTCGCGGCTGCCGGAAGGAGAGGCAGCTGCTCAACTGATCCAGGTAGCAGAGAGCAACAAGGATCCTGATGTACGCAAACAGGCGATCTTCTGGCTCGGCCAGTCGAAGGATCCAAAGGCGCTGGACTACCTGACCAAGCTCCTCAGGAGTAACTGA
- a CDS encoding asparagine synthetase B family protein: MSAIAGLWHRDGAPGAKARLGNVLAALRHYGPDVRTLWGDGAVAVGCCLRKILPEDGMQAQPISPDGGRTNVVADVRLDNRSEIAELLRITPNDAAAMSDAAILAHAVAHWGTDCFRYIVGDYSFAAWNSLDQSWLLARDVAGALPLYFYSNDKIFAFASMPIGLLALAEVPAEVNEEGLLQMLESAPRASAEVTEWSAFQHIRRVPAGHFIRIDSRGERTFEHWRPPAELRLKRPEDYYEGLREHLNRAVACRLRGVGDAASHLSGGLDSSSVAATAAQLQAQRGASVVAYTSIPQRHCSVEPHNRFSDESEHAAATAALYPNLQHVLITSEGRSPWHSLDSHFLLYQQPMLNLCNSAWIAAIHNDIAQRNIKVLLTGSMGNFTISYRGLEMLPALIASGQWSELWQLTRALHRRGMSRKFLLASSFAPWIPKALLMAAKRSPPPPNLLHPDHNEKRRRLPPASPFTFTADHVRWRMFLLQRTDLAAIRKGTLAAWGVDERDPTTDRRLLEFCMSIPAAEWMRDGLPSAVLRNGLADRLPEKVRYETRKGIQATDWHIEAAKALPQLQEEMRKLEKSPSVNGMIDIPRLRSMMEDWPKDNDFEKISSYRYTFLRALSVGRFLRDAESCKTAINVIASQEPAIP, from the coding sequence ATGAGCGCAATCGCCGGCTTGTGGCACCGCGATGGTGCGCCGGGAGCCAAGGCGCGACTAGGAAATGTGCTGGCCGCGCTCCGTCACTACGGTCCTGATGTACGCACACTGTGGGGGGACGGTGCTGTTGCGGTTGGCTGCTGTCTTCGCAAGATCCTGCCGGAAGACGGTATGCAGGCACAGCCCATCTCGCCTGATGGAGGACGCACAAACGTTGTCGCGGACGTCCGGTTGGACAACCGCTCCGAGATTGCTGAACTCCTTCGTATTACCCCGAATGACGCTGCAGCGATGAGTGATGCGGCAATCCTGGCTCACGCAGTAGCGCATTGGGGAACCGATTGCTTCCGGTACATTGTTGGGGATTACAGCTTTGCTGCCTGGAATTCCCTGGACCAAAGCTGGCTACTCGCCCGCGATGTTGCAGGCGCTCTTCCTTTGTACTTCTATTCCAACGACAAGATCTTTGCATTCGCCTCTATGCCGATAGGACTCCTCGCATTGGCCGAGGTTCCGGCCGAAGTGAACGAGGAAGGCTTGTTACAGATGCTGGAGAGTGCTCCTCGCGCCTCGGCTGAAGTCACCGAGTGGAGCGCCTTTCAGCATATCCGCAGAGTTCCGGCCGGCCACTTTATTCGCATCGATAGCCGTGGTGAGAGGACTTTTGAACACTGGAGGCCGCCTGCTGAGCTCCGGCTGAAGCGTCCGGAGGATTACTACGAAGGGCTGCGAGAACACTTGAATCGTGCCGTCGCCTGCAGGTTGCGTGGAGTTGGAGATGCGGCATCCCACCTCAGTGGGGGATTGGACAGTTCTTCCGTAGCCGCCACCGCCGCTCAGTTGCAGGCACAACGCGGAGCCAGCGTCGTTGCGTATACGTCTATCCCTCAGCGGCACTGTTCCGTAGAACCCCATAACCGCTTCTCCGACGAAAGCGAGCACGCAGCAGCGACGGCAGCACTGTACCCAAACCTTCAGCACGTTCTGATAACAAGTGAAGGCCGATCCCCCTGGCATTCGTTGGACAGTCATTTTTTGCTGTATCAACAGCCCATGCTGAATCTCTGCAACAGCGCCTGGATTGCTGCGATTCATAACGATATTGCGCAGAGGAATATCAAAGTTCTCCTCACTGGAAGTATGGGAAACTTCACGATCAGCTACAGGGGACTTGAGATGCTGCCGGCGTTGATAGCAAGCGGGCAATGGTCCGAACTTTGGCAGTTGACGCGGGCGCTCCACCGGCGTGGTATGTCGAGGAAGTTTCTGTTGGCGAGTTCCTTCGCTCCCTGGATTCCCAAGGCTCTGCTCATGGCTGCAAAGCGAAGTCCTCCACCCCCTAATCTCTTGCATCCTGACCACAACGAAAAGCGGCGGCGGTTGCCGCCTGCATCTCCGTTCACCTTTACCGCAGACCATGTCCGTTGGAGAATGTTCCTCTTGCAGCGAACCGACCTGGCTGCAATTCGCAAAGGAACGCTGGCCGCCTGGGGAGTAGACGAACGTGATCCCACAACGGATCGCCGGCTGCTGGAATTTTGCATGAGCATTCCTGCGGCTGAATGGATGCGAGACGGTTTGCCGTCTGCGGTGCTTCGGAATGGACTCGCCGATCGTTTACCGGAAAAAGTTCGCTACGAAACACGGAAAGGCATACAGGCGACAGACTGGCACATCGAAGCGGCCAAGGCTTTGCCTCAACTGCAGGAAGAAATGCGGAAGCTGGAGAAGTCCCCATCCGTAAACGGCATGATCGATATCCCGCGCCTGCGCTCCATGATGGAGGACTGGCCGAAGGATAACGACTTCGAGAAGATTAGTAGCTACCGATACACATTTCTTCGGGCGCTTTCAGTCGGTAGATTTCTCCGTGATGCGGAGAGCTGCAAGACCGCGATCAACGTGATTGCGAGCCAGGAGCCTGCGATTCCATAA
- a CDS encoding HEAT repeat domain-containing protein, which yields MKHWILLAGLASAGCAHVALAAGPLQPAILITEPGAPAGEDDYTAGTKAMNEQRWQDSIASFDKVIAAKGSKADAAFYWKAYALNKLGRRDDSAATCSALRGEYPKSTWNKDCAALGISSGHVRVVVKNGKTSTSMSSSSSSSSSSSSDDENTIAIVPPVPPMPPVPAGEGAYVYKRDRRSTGDPDADLKILALNSLMNQDANRAIPVIRDLLRGNQPESVKRQALFVLGQNKSPECQTLLREIALGKQDPELQRQAMQTLAITQGKKANDTLADVYRQSSDPKTKRAAVSAMFISGDAQKLVELARGEKDLDLKRQIVSQLALMNDKVAQDYMLELLR from the coding sequence ATGAAGCACTGGATTTTACTTGCAGGTCTGGCATCCGCTGGTTGCGCGCACGTTGCGCTTGCTGCTGGTCCCCTACAGCCCGCGATCCTTATCACCGAGCCCGGCGCCCCTGCCGGGGAAGACGACTACACTGCCGGAACCAAGGCGATGAATGAACAGCGCTGGCAAGACTCGATCGCGTCTTTCGACAAGGTCATTGCCGCTAAGGGATCGAAGGCCGACGCGGCGTTTTACTGGAAGGCCTATGCCCTCAACAAGCTGGGCCGGCGCGATGATTCGGCAGCGACTTGCAGTGCACTGCGGGGCGAGTATCCGAAGTCCACGTGGAACAAGGATTGTGCTGCCTTGGGTATCAGCAGCGGACATGTGCGTGTGGTGGTCAAGAACGGCAAGACGAGCACGTCCATGTCCAGCTCCTCATCTTCATCCTCATCGTCCAGCAGTGATGACGAGAACACCATTGCGATCGTTCCCCCGGTTCCCCCAATGCCGCCGGTTCCGGCAGGGGAGGGAGCGTATGTCTATAAGCGCGATCGCAGAAGTACGGGAGATCCCGATGCCGATCTGAAGATCCTCGCGCTGAACTCGCTGATGAATCAGGATGCGAATCGAGCGATCCCGGTGATTCGCGACCTCCTTCGGGGAAATCAACCAGAGTCGGTGAAGCGGCAGGCGCTGTTCGTTCTGGGCCAGAATAAATCGCCGGAGTGCCAGACCCTGTTGCGAGAGATCGCGCTTGGAAAGCAGGATCCCGAGTTGCAGCGGCAGGCGATGCAGACGCTCGCCATCACCCAGGGCAAGAAGGCAAACGATACGCTGGCAGATGTGTATCGCCAATCCAGCGATCCGAAGACAAAGCGGGCTGCCGTCTCCGCAATGTTCATCTCCGGAGATGCACAGAAGCTGGTGGAACTTGCCCGGGGCGAGAAGGATCTTGACCTGAAGCGGCAGATCGTCTCACAGCTTGCTCTGATGAACGACAAGGTCGCACAGGACTACATGCTCGAGCTATTGCGCTAA
- a CDS encoding RNA polymerase sigma factor, with product MEKAEKEAIRRVVAGDRDAYRVLMDRHYAAVFRISFRITGNEADAEEAAQESFLRAYNKLPEFRQDAAFGTWVTRIAMNTAMNLVERRNRDLSVYAPRVSDEVAEGTVQVASHRAGPERVLLDMETATLRHAAMASLTPMERTAFTLRHMEEVGMAEIAEALGVPVNSAKQAVFRAVAKLRRALEPVAGGMR from the coding sequence ATGGAGAAGGCAGAAAAAGAGGCGATCCGGCGGGTAGTTGCCGGCGACCGGGACGCGTACCGCGTTCTGATGGACCGCCACTACGCTGCCGTCTTCCGGATCTCATTCCGCATTACCGGCAACGAAGCCGATGCGGAAGAGGCGGCGCAGGAGAGTTTTCTGCGCGCCTACAACAAACTTCCGGAGTTCCGGCAGGATGCTGCCTTTGGAACCTGGGTGACGAGGATAGCGATGAATACGGCCATGAACCTGGTAGAGCGCAGAAATCGGGACCTTTCGGTCTATGCGCCGCGTGTCTCCGACGAGGTAGCTGAGGGCACCGTGCAGGTTGCCAGCCACCGCGCCGGTCCGGAGCGCGTTCTGCTGGACATGGAGACGGCTACGCTGCGGCATGCCGCCATGGCATCTCTTACCCCGATGGAGCGCACTGCTTTCACGCTGCGCCATATGGAAGAGGTTGGTATGGCGGAGATCGCCGAGGCGCTCGGTGTCCCCGTCAACTCAGCCAAGCAGGCTGTCTTTCGCGCCGTCGCCAAGCTTCGGCGTGCCTTGGAACCCGTCGCAGGAGGTATGCGATGA
- a CDS encoding adenosine deaminase family protein, protein MRCTRVLAALACLAITAAAQTATQTPGELKAGRALASAVKQGPLSAHAFLAKMPKGSDLHVHLVGAVYAETFIKNAVEDHLCIDLKTKALAKNPGTCSDGQVPAETALKDQTLYDNLVNAFSMRSFVPSAGYSGHDQFFATFGRFGGLDRKHVGEWLDEVASRAASQNEQYLEIMHTPDFSTSAALGYKLGWSDDLEDLRQKLLDGAVRDNVKRDIAEIDSIEARRNEIEHCGTPSATPACGMTVRFIFQVLRAFPPQQVYAQTLLGFELASADRRVVGINFVQPEDSYMSMSEYDRQMKFLRFLKTKYPKVHLSLHAGELAPGIVPPDGLKFHIREAVEVAGAERIGHGVDVMYETDPHALLKEMAAKHVMVEINLTSNDGILGITGNHHPLANYRAAKVPVSLSTDDEGVSRSDLTTEYTRAAMEQSLTYADLKNMARTGIEHIFLPGDDLWSAPDAWGKPVAVCAAQPLGADKPTAKCAEFLKSSEKATQQWELERRFRAFEAGVQ, encoded by the coding sequence ATGAGATGCACACGAGTACTCGCGGCCCTCGCATGCCTTGCGATCACCGCCGCCGCGCAGACCGCGACCCAGACCCCTGGTGAATTGAAGGCAGGCCGCGCCCTGGCCTCTGCCGTGAAACAAGGTCCCCTCTCTGCCCACGCCTTCCTGGCCAAAATGCCCAAGGGCAGCGACCTGCATGTCCACCTCGTCGGCGCCGTCTATGCCGAGACCTTTATCAAGAACGCCGTCGAAGATCACCTCTGCATCGACCTGAAGACCAAGGCCCTAGCCAAGAACCCCGGCACCTGCTCCGATGGCCAGGTTCCTGCCGAGACCGCACTCAAAGACCAGACGCTCTACGACAACCTGGTCAATGCCTTCTCCATGCGCTCGTTCGTACCTTCCGCCGGCTATAGCGGCCACGACCAGTTCTTCGCTACCTTCGGCCGCTTCGGAGGTCTCGACCGCAAACACGTTGGTGAATGGCTGGACGAGGTCGCCTCCCGCGCGGCCTCGCAGAACGAGCAATATCTCGAGATCATGCATACGCCCGACTTCAGCACCAGCGCTGCCCTGGGCTACAAGCTCGGCTGGAGCGACGACCTCGAAGACCTGCGCCAGAAGCTGCTCGACGGCGCCGTGCGCGACAACGTCAAGCGCGACATCGCGGAGATCGACAGCATCGAGGCGCGCCGCAACGAGATCGAACACTGCGGCACACCTTCCGCCACGCCCGCCTGCGGCATGACGGTGCGCTTCATCTTCCAGGTGCTGCGCGCCTTCCCTCCACAGCAGGTCTACGCGCAGACCTTGCTCGGCTTTGAGCTCGCGTCCGCAGACCGCCGTGTCGTCGGCATCAACTTCGTGCAGCCCGAAGACTCCTACATGTCGATGAGCGAGTACGACCGGCAGATGAAGTTCCTGCGGTTCCTCAAGACGAAGTACCCCAAAGTCCACCTCTCGCTGCACGCCGGAGAGCTTGCCCCCGGCATCGTCCCGCCCGACGGCCTGAAGTTCCATATCCGCGAAGCCGTCGAGGTCGCCGGAGCCGAACGCATCGGCCACGGTGTCGACGTGATGTACGAGACCGATCCCCACGCCTTGCTGAAGGAGATGGCCGCAAAGCACGTGATGGTCGAGATCAATCTCACCAGCAACGACGGCATTCTCGGCATCACCGGCAACCATCATCCCCTGGCCAACTACCGCGCAGCCAAGGTTCCGGTCTCGCTTTCGACAGACGATGAAGGCGTGTCGCGTAGCGATCTCACCACCGAGTACACACGCGCCGCCATGGAGCAGAGCCTCACCTACGCTGACCTGAAGAACATGGCGCGCACCGGGATCGAACACATATTCCTGCCCGGCGATGACCTATGGTCCGCCCCCGATGCCTGGGGCAAGCCGGTTGCCGTCTGCGCCGCACAGCCGTTGGGTGCCGACAAACCAACCGCAAAGTGCGCAGAGTTCCTGAAGTCCAGTGAGAAGGCTACGCAGCAGTGGGAGCTGGAACGTCGCTTCCGCGCCTTCGAGGCAGGTGTGCAATGA
- the glgP gene encoding alpha-glucan family phosphorylase, producing the protein MTLQDVAAEALRNSRVAYFSMEIALEVGLPTYSGGLGVLAGDTLRSAADMGVPMVAVTLAHRKGYFRQMLDSSGRQTEAPMPWSPEGRLPSAGAIAAITVQNRELLVRAWRYDIVGVTGHVIPVLLLDTDVEPNDSWDRTFTDTLYGGDHYYRLCQEAVLGLGGIALLHALGVQPEVFHMNEGHAALLTTALLEARLNGRPLNTATDEDVEAIKQQCVFTTHTPVPAGHDRFGYDQMLAILGQERTGIYNRFGGIHDGLLNMTYVALRFSRYVNGVAMQHGKVSQQMFPDTPIHYITNGVHAGTWVSPAMADLFDRKLDGWRADNYALRGIYGVEPQEIAAAHALNKQRLIETVKERTGVILREDVLTLGFARRAATYKRATLLFEDTQRLLHIAEAIGGLQVVYAGKAHPADAPGKALIHEVISAAQGLKQSPIHVVYLENYDMNLGALLTAGVDIWLNTPRRPYEASGTSGMKATLNGVPNLSILDGWWIEGCAEGSTGWAIEDGVNDEEEAVSLYEKLEKAVGPAYLDKQKWAKIMQHAIGINGAFFNTQRMVDQYICRSYRLDRSTLQPTALVAPVGEDTLVIPTSV; encoded by the coding sequence ATGACTCTGCAGGATGTTGCCGCTGAAGCGTTGAGAAATAGTCGTGTTGCCTACTTTTCCATGGAGATCGCCCTGGAAGTAGGGTTGCCCACTTACTCGGGCGGTTTGGGTGTTCTGGCGGGGGATACGTTACGTTCCGCCGCGGACATGGGCGTTCCAATGGTTGCGGTGACCCTGGCTCACCGCAAGGGTTACTTCCGTCAGATGCTCGATAGCAGCGGACGGCAGACCGAGGCTCCGATGCCGTGGTCGCCTGAAGGTCGTCTGCCCTCAGCCGGCGCGATTGCCGCCATCACCGTCCAGAACCGTGAGCTTCTGGTTCGCGCGTGGCGTTACGACATCGTTGGTGTAACCGGACATGTGATTCCGGTACTGCTGCTCGATACCGACGTCGAGCCGAATGACTCGTGGGACCGCACCTTTACCGACACCCTTTACGGTGGAGACCACTACTATCGCCTCTGCCAGGAAGCTGTACTCGGCCTGGGTGGCATCGCTCTGCTGCACGCTCTCGGCGTTCAGCCAGAGGTCTTCCATATGAACGAGGGCCACGCGGCCCTGTTGACGACTGCTCTGCTGGAAGCGCGGCTGAACGGGCGTCCGTTGAATACGGCTACCGATGAAGATGTTGAGGCCATCAAGCAGCAGTGCGTCTTTACGACACACACGCCCGTACCCGCGGGTCACGACCGCTTTGGCTACGACCAGATGCTCGCCATCCTTGGTCAGGAGCGCACCGGCATCTACAACCGTTTCGGTGGCATCCACGACGGGTTGCTGAACATGACGTACGTTGCTCTTCGCTTCTCCCGTTACGTAAACGGTGTCGCAATGCAGCACGGTAAGGTCTCACAGCAGATGTTTCCGGATACGCCGATCCACTACATCACCAACGGCGTACATGCGGGCACCTGGGTCTCGCCGGCCATGGCTGACCTCTTCGACCGCAAGCTGGATGGTTGGCGCGCGGACAACTACGCGCTGCGCGGTATCTACGGAGTCGAGCCACAGGAGATCGCAGCCGCGCACGCCTTAAACAAGCAGCGGCTGATCGAGACCGTCAAAGAACGCACGGGTGTCATCCTGCGTGAAGATGTGTTGACCCTGGGTTTTGCCCGCCGTGCCGCCACCTACAAGCGCGCGACCCTTCTCTTCGAAGACACGCAGCGTCTGCTCCATATCGCGGAGGCAATCGGCGGCCTGCAGGTCGTCTACGCCGGCAAAGCACACCCCGCGGATGCTCCCGGCAAAGCGCTGATTCACGAAGTCATCAGCGCGGCCCAAGGCCTGAAGCAGAGCCCCATCCACGTCGTCTATCTCGAAAACTACGACATGAACCTGGGCGCACTGCTTACCGCAGGCGTGGACATCTGGCTGAATACACCGCGGCGTCCCTACGAGGCCAGCGGCACCAGCGGCATGAAGGCCACGCTGAACGGCGTACCCAATCTCAGCATTCTGGACGGATGGTGGATCGAGGGCTGCGCCGAAGGCTCGACCGGATGGGCGATCGAAGACGGCGTAAACGATGAAGAAGAAGCGGTCTCGCTCTACGAAAAGCTGGAGAAGGCTGTAGGTCCCGCCTATCTCGACAAGCAGAAGTGGGCAAAGATCATGCAGCACGCCATCGGCATCAACGGCGCGTTCTTCAACACGCAGCGTATGGTCGACCAGTACATCTGCCGGTCTTACCGCCTCGATCGCTCTACCCTGCAACCAACCGCTCTTGTTGCTCCGGTCGGCGAAGATACGCTGGTAATCCCGACCTCGGTCTAA